TACAATGTCGCTTCAAAAAAGCATCAAGCTGACAGTCCcataaatgagcacaactcattaggcagatGAGGCCAAATTGAAGATGGTCAAACTGACAGTCCCataaatgagcacagctcatcaAGCATGTAAGGCCCAACTAGCTAGTACAACTCATAAGGTCACGCAaccgcccaacaaatgagcacaactcattaggcagaaCTGGCCTAACTGAcaagcacaactcatgaggccacCAAATAGCCCAAcgaatgagcacagctcattaggcagaACAGGCCCTGCAGACAAGCATGACTCGTGAGGCCACCAAACAGCCCAACAAATAAGTATAGCTCATTAGGCAGATAAGGCCAAACTGACGAGTACGACTCATAAGGTCATGTGATCGCCagcaaatgagcatagctcattggGCGATTAAGATGACACGGAGCAACAACTCGGCAAAAATTGCTCTAGAGAGAAGCTCGGTAAAAACCTGCCTGGCAAAAAGCCTCGGAGCAATAACTCAGAAAAAATTGCTGCAGTGAGTAGTTCGACAAAAACCTGCTCGATAAAAAGCCTCAGAGCAACAGCTCAGCAAAGATTGCTCCAGACAGCAACTTGATAAAAAGCCATAGAGCAACAATTCGACAAAAATTGCTCCAAaaagcagctcggcaaaaataGTTCGGCAAAAATTGCTCCAAAGAGCAGCTTGGAAAAAATCTTCCTGGTAAAAAGCCTTAGAGAAACAGCTCGACAAAGATTTCTTAAGAAAACAGTTCGGCAAAAGGCCTCGAAACAACAGCCCGACAAAAATTGCTCCAGAAAGTAGCTCGGCAAAAATTGCTCTAGAGAGCAGTTCAGAAAAAACCTGCATGGAAAATAGCCTCGGAGCAACAGTTTGGCAAAGATTGCCCAAGGGAGCAGCTCGACGAAAAGCCTCAAAACAACGGCTCGACAAAAATTGCTCCatagagcagctcggcaaaaaacAGCTCGAATAAAAATTGCTCCAGAAAGCAGCTCGGTAGGAACAACTTGGCAAAATTTGCTCCagagagcagctcggcaaaaaccTGCCCGGCAAAAAGCCTTGGAGCAATAGTTCGACAAATATTGCCCTAGAAAGCAGCTCGGAAATAAGCCTCGAAGCAATAGCTCAGCAAAAATTATTCCAGAGAGCAGCTCGGTAAAGATTGCCCCAGAGAGTAGTTTGGCGAAAATTGCTCCATAGAGCAGGTCGGCAGAACCTGCTCAGAAAAAATTCCCCGAGTAGCAACTCAACAAAAATGTCCGAGCAGCGACTTGGCCAAAAACACTCCGAAGAGTAGCTTGGTAGAATCCAGTCAGGACGATCCATTCGGCACGAACGAGCAAGCTGAGTCGCTCAAGGATATATGCACGGCACAGGTCCTCGAGTAAGGTAGTTTGGAGAAAGCCAGATCGACATAAGTTGCTCGCCGCTATGGTTCGAATTACCAAAACCCTGTCGAGGCTGGCTCGATATGTCATATGAACCCCATTAACAGCTCGGATCAGCCGTCCTCCCTCGGTCCGGCTTGATAAGCCATCTGAACCCCCTTAACGGCTCGGATCAACCGTCCTCCCTCGGTTTGGCTCAAAAACGCTGCACCACACCCTCCTCGACTCAGCAAGCTGTTCAAAACCCACTGTTTGCTCGGGTAAGCCGAACCAAGTTGGAGTAGGCCAGCCGAGCAGCAGATacttccaaaaaaaatttatttttgaagatAAGGGAGGAACGATTAGTATGTATGAGAAGAGGACACGGAAACTATCAAAATTCCTTAtagaaatttgaaactaaggtGGGGACAACTGATGTGCCCCAAAATATATCAGTTTATAAGAGGAAGTCAACTCCTAGTCATCACTCCCCAAGTCCGACCTGCTGGtgagagcaatcaactccaactcaataaagaggaggagagatccacgtcGGCGCCTTAAACAATCGGAGTGATGCAAGCGCACACTTTATAACCCGGGAGCAATTCACGCCCCCACAACATAAAGACAAATCACTCAAGGGTCAACTCTAGCCCCTATAAGAAAAGACGCAGGGAAGAGGCCAAGATAAGTCATTCGACACCCATTCTTACTATTACATTTAGCCTCTTTAAAgcatttcccttacttaggcatcggagcgatcccccggagtacaccccgggtcctcaaagtctttcttcttttcccttttcAGGTCAACGGACGTCGAAAGAGCAGTCCCGCTGATTTTATCCTACTATagataaaaattttcaattactAATAGATTATTCCAATATACAAATATCCAGCATGTCATGctcattaaaattttcaaaagaactTATTTTCTTTGATGTTGATATGTGTTGACTTCTCACAGTAACGAAATTAAACAAATACGAGTGTGTGGCTTATATATGCACGTCTTGTTTGGAAGATAATTATATTGGGTTTGAATTATATAACATAAAGGGGTCCATCTGTCCATAtctcattttttttcatttataaaatttaaattaataacttttaatataaaaatattaaatattaggGATCAATGTTGCCTATAAAAAGCGTATACATATTGTGTATGTAAGGACTTGATCAAATTAGCAAGAGAAGAATTTCCAAATACTAATAGATTATTCCAATATACAAATACTTGACCAGGGTTAATTCTTATCATAAGGATATATGGTTTTGTTTTTCACCTATTAATTAGTATGTGCAACCGCAAAATTTGAATCTCAATATATACACCAGATATTTTATAATGACGAAAATATTATTAGATCTGATATACACACATTGGGacaccttttctttttctttttttgttatgCTGGATGTCTTGGCACCCTTAGCTCATCTAGCTACATGGTGTATGAAAACTGGTGGCGTCACATGGTACTCGGACTAATCCCTCGTCTATGCTATCTGGCCTCACGGCGAAGCAGGAGGTAAATCAGGTTTTTTGCTCAGCGAGGTAGGAGTTGGTTGTTGTTTGcccttttatttattcatttttgcatCATATTTGATTGAAAGTTTTTCcttttaattatatttgtatctgtgtgtgtgtgtgtgtgtgtgagagagagagagagtgagagagagagagagaaccattTGACTTTGTTAGCGTCATCATGCAGGCATGGAGCCAGCTAGCTCTCTCGTCACGCCCCTTTCCAATGTTTACATGGATCCCAGCTCAATGTGTgtctacacacacacacgcatgaATGTGTATATAAAGGCTTGGAAGCTAGTTTCAACTTTCAACACGAACTAATTAAGTATCAACTGGAAGTTAGTGAGTTTGAGATCGAGCGAGATGGGTGTGTTTGGCACAGCTTTGGTGCTAATGAAACGAAGCATGAAGTTGTGGGGTATAATTTTGGCCGCATGGCTGTGGTGGACAGCTGTGAACGGCCCATGGCCACGGCTAGCCCCGTGGTTACCCTCCGATGACCATAACCATCACCATATTAATACTATTGACGCACTTCACCATATGACAGTTCGGAGCGATGTCTCTCACTATCCCCCAAGAGACAACCCCAAATTCGATGCCTCTGACGCCACCCCCATGAGCTACAGGTTGTTCATCGGAGATCTGCACAATCGACTGGCGAACACCAACGACACCAGGCACGGCATCCTAGTGCTGCGCGATCCGTCCTCTTTCACTACCCCTTCTGAGAGGTTTATTTTGGTGGATCTCTGTAACGGCGCATGTGAATGCATTACATTAGCAATAGATGTCACCGATTTGTATGCTGTGGGTTACCGTGCAGGAAATAATTCCTTCTTCTTCAACGAAACAAGGCCTGTGCATGTGCTTTTTGCTGACACATCGCAACGTATCATCCTCCCCTTCACGGGAAGCTACCCGTCACTCCAACGTGCTGCGAATGCAAGTAGAGAAGATATTCCCTTGGGAGCCTGCCAACTGCAACATGCTATCTCGAGGTTATCCCGCACCTCCGACAACAAGGAAGTGGCTCACCTCCTTTTAGTTTGCATTCATATGGTCGTGGAAGCAACGCGATTCCGTTACATCGAGCGGGTACTGGCCAAAACCTATGAAAACTGGGGACGTGTTAGTGCTCCAGATGATTTGCACCCCATTGTTAGCTACGAAAACAACTGGGGCTCCATCTCCAGAGCAATCCAGGAAGCCGACCGCGAAGGAGCCTTCGGCCATAGTCCGATTCGATTAGACGTGTCTAGCAATTCCTTTGTCAATCTTACCCATGTGCGGGACTACCCTGACCTCCTTTACGAGGTTGGGATCATGCTGTTCTTCTGCGCAGCCCGGGGGGCTTCTCACCATGCGTCTTCTCATGACAGGGTCAGATCCGTCGGCGTTGACGTGTACGCGCCGGCTGGAACTTGCACGCGTCCAGAGCCTACGGTGCGCATCATCGGCTGGAATGGTTTATGCGCTGACGTGCAAAGAGAATACTTCCACAATGAACAACCAGTAATATTGTGGCCGTGTAAACCCGACGTCGAAAAGGCCAATAACCACTTATGGAGCTTGAGAAGTGATGGGACAATACGGACTAAGAATGGCGAGTTCTGCTTGACCTTCTTACCGATAAGCCGCTTGATGATCTACGATTGCCAGACAACTCATCGCGATGAGATCCTTTGGGAACTCTGGGAGGATGGAACCATCATGAATCCCAAAAACAAGCTCGTCTTGAGCGCAGAGTTGGAGAAGGATGGAACGTTGTCGGTGCTGATCAGAACGAGGGAAAACGTGAAGGCCTCCGGCCAATGCTGGCTTGCTGGGAATAACCTAGAACCTTACGTGACCTCCATTGTTGGGATGAAAGATATGTGCTTGGAAACAGACAACTACACGGTCACGAGGTTAGCAGAGTGCAGGAGCGGGAGAGCAGAACAAAAATGGGCAGTGTATGCAGATGGATCCATATGGCCACAGCAGAACCGAGAGAACTGCCTGGATTTTGATGATCAATCCGACGACAAACTTGTGAAAATTCTGAGTTGCAACCCTGCGTCGTCTTCCCAGCGCTGGGTGTTTGCAAGTAACGGAACCATCTTAAACATTGACCACCGTGGAAGAAGATTGGCCATGGACGTGAGACGATCTAACCCAGACCTACATCAGATTATCATGTACCAGGTCCACGAAAATCCTAATCAGCAGTGGTATTTACAGCCTTGATTTGGTTTGCTAGCGACCTCTTTTGGCCAGAactattaattaatatatatatctttagtTTCCTGTTTACGCCGACCTACCTAGCTAACTTAATAAAATATGTACGTACCCTAAATAAAAGAGGTTGCCCATTCGATCATGTATGATATATGGGATTGGTAGAATCAAGTGCAACTgtggaggaaaattattaattataaatGCTCAAAACGATCCACCATGTTACTAAAGAGACAGTAATTGAGAAATGGATTGTCTAAGGCAGAAATTATTAGGTATACTTGAGTGATTCAATATGATAGTTATAATTACCTAATCAGAAATGCTACATTTATCTACTAAATATACcatattttcttaattaatatatatatatatatatatatatagacccaCAAAACAGTAGTATGTATATGGTACAATTATTTAAAATAGTGAATAAGAAAAAGTATGATGTTTGGTAGATAAGTGTAGCATTACTATCACCTAATTTagtaaaaatataaacaaatagtGAAATCATATTAAATTCAATGTATACACTTGGTATACCTAATTTAATATGATTTTGTCATGTATACAAAAATTggataacttacttatatatatatatatatatatatatatatatatatatatggtgaaATCATATTAGATCTAATGTGTATACACCGATGTATCTAATATTTCTCcataaaattatatcattttggtATGCATCAGTCCTTAAAATTCAGTCTCATTTTGTAATAAAGAATAcagtggtttagcaatactactgaaattCTGAATGAAATGTCTATAGAAGCCGGCATGGCCAAGGAAAGAACGAATATCCCTCACTGTCGTAGGGACaggtgtaatgacctgcctaattaactgattttttttttttttttaccatacattcaacatactctgataccacatcaataacctaagcagcgagaagccgaatcatataaacataaccataactattatatacaatataaaaccaatactagagtactaccttgtttcccaaaatatcctcaactagtGAGGGATACAAAaacgctcccaaaaatgatactcactttctgacagggcactactgaagcccctctatctgcaagcttggtctgctcgcctacctggattaccagaaaaatgattcaacattagggtgagccaaagctcagtaagacaaaatatgctatcactagtgtgtggcaaatgagctataaTATTATgcaaatctgttttcatataatcatgaatCAATGAATCTGTAAAGCGCAATACTAAAGATATAGTCTTCATCTTTTCCTGTTACTTAACATttttgtactttaggtttctatgcaaaatactgctaatacatgtacatattttctgtttctgtaaaattgtataaacaTAATAGTAACTGTAAATTccccctgtggataactgtgtgtcatgatttaacccctcatgactaggttgtgcggcccgtaggcaggatttatcctggttggccaaccaggaataaatcactatactccatggtctgatcagccctcctctacccatatctgattgGAAGCCTGTCCACTCGtaggctctatgcgatcgacctttataccatgtattatctaaataagtggttgcactctttaaactgtatgtagctacggtaccgtgttctgtaaactgtatggtccaacagggtctgatactatataatacacttctatatacaatctatctattttaccatgattctatataactatattaaccatgacgctgtaataaactatatttctgtatcaactgtatttctgtataaactatatttctgtataaactgtatttctgtataaactgtatttctgtatgtcatagttctgtaaaactatataatcatggtactatgaaaactgtaaaTACATTTCTCTATCAGTATGTACTGTAAATATgatcttgaaaatactgtaaaacatcaTTCTGTttaaatgctgtaaaacataATTCTGTAAAAAGCTGTATAAATTTTGTGCTATATCagtattctcatgccacacaattaaaattcattaaacataattCTACAAGCTGTATAAATTCCTGCTCTGAAAACCCATGAACATATActttattttattgataaaaaaatCTCTACTTTaactagtatagcatatttctcttacctgacttctagaaagcccctagggaatacaagcctaacacccgcagggcatcctacaaaacaccctgaaatcaacacatgttagaacataatatcagtattttcctgcctACATTTTTTCTTATAACTGTCATGAGGCCAAAaagagactaaaaggccttaccctgaatttgggatgaaatccaactctattttcctaatgatctgctccagcagatttgcagagaacttcgccaaaagcgtcgtggtagcttcaaattgtcgatccagcgactggtggggtcggaattgaagagagaagggagagagtggcgtagagagagagagaggaaagagagagctcggtgaaaaatgataaaatatccCAGCTTCCCTCCATTTATACtaccagatttgtcgacgagacatgtcacctcatcgacgagtctttcagtaaattcatcgacgagtccctgtattcgtcgacgaaattcagagcagcttGGATccgtctcttggtattttctcgttgacaaagccctgtattcgtcgacgaaattctttaaactttcgttgacgaaaccctgtgttcgtcgacgaagcctggcaatttccttaaaattattttattctccaaaatgcattGTGACGACCCctttctgtttctgtatctattttctctctctcttattattaaaatgctattattcttcaggtcactacaataggtaattgggaaatcaactctaccttaGCTCTGTTAAtctctataccacgctcagaaactaATTGATCAAGCaccaaaccactacttaccataaactaACATATTCCCCAGTTCAAGAACAAgttcttttcttcacatcttttcagaatagcagtcaaatttttcaaacaaatatcaaaagacttaccaaacacaaagaagtcatccatgaaaatttcacacatatcatctaaaaTGTTAGAGAAAATACTTATCATGCAATACTGGAAAGTAGCGGGTGCATTGCATAATCTGAATGTCATTCTGCGAAAGGCGTAAGAACCAAAGGGGCAAGTGAAGGTGGTCTTCCCTTGATCCTTTGGTGCTACGACAATTTGATATTACCCAGAAAAACCatccaaaaaaaatagaaagCATTACtagctactttttcgagtatctgatTTAGGAAGGGTAAtgggaagtgatcttttcggctaaccAAATTCAACTTACGATAAtgaatgcacattctccaacccattactttcctagatggaaTCAACTccccattagcattttcaatgaaaATCAAACAAGATTTTTTAGGTTCTACCTCTATCGAGCTTACCCACTTGCTGTCAGAGATAAGATAGATGATGTCAGTAGCTAATAATTTCaacacttctttctttaccacttctttcatggTTAGATTCAATCTTCGCCGAGCATCAAGAACTAGTCTTGCATCTCCTTCCAAAAAGATGTTGTGAGTATAGATTGCGGGATCAATACCTTTGATGTTTGCAATAGTCTAGCCTATTGCTCCTCGATGCTGCCACAATACCTACAATAACTTAGTTTCCTGCTTCAAAGTAACATAAGAAGAAATTCCCACTGGGAATGTGCCCTCAGGTCGGCCTAGAAAAACATACTTCAAGTCCTCAAGTAGTGGCTTCAACTCAAAAGTAGGGATTTCTTCTTCCGATGACTTCATGACTTCTGGTAAGTCAAGAGATTCAAAATTTGGCTTATGCCGACTACTCATAACCTGCATCTAACAACTAAGGGGAATCATCTATCTTTGTGAATTGCCCCTCTCATTCTGTCAACTCTCTAGACAAAGGAACTATCTCATAAAAAACATCAGGCTGCTTGGGAGggtcattctcaaatgcactgACAGAATCAAACACTGATAACAACtctgaaatatcaaaatcatctatcacatcaactgCACGTACCTCAGAGTCATCACAACCACTCGGCATCTTGTAGGCATTGAACATATTCATCTCTAATGTCATATTTCCGAATGTGAGCTTCAATACTCCACTTCAACAATTGATCAACGCATTAGAGGTAGCAAGGAATGATCATCCAAGTATGACAGGTGTCTGGGAAATGGTGGAGACAGGCTGCTGTATATCCAAAACAACAAATTCCActgggtagtaaaatttgtcgacTTGAACCAATATATCCTCAATAACACCCCGTACTACCTTCACTGATCTGTCAGCCAACTATAGCATAATGAAGgtcttcttcagctcacctaaccctaactgctcatatatcgagaatagtagcaagttcacactactccccataTCAAGTCGAGCTCTCCCAATGCGAGATTCACCGATCATAATGGAGATGGTGGTAGAACCAGGATCTCTGTGTTTCTAAGGAGtttcactcaatatcaatgcactgACTTGCTCTGCCAAGAAAGTCTTCTTCTTTACATTCAGTTTCCTCTTCACTGCGCATAAGTCCTCCAAAAATTTTGCATACGAAGGAACCTAATGTATGACATCCAAAAGAGGAATTTTAAATTTCACCTgcttgaagatttcttgaatctCAGTGTGATATTTGTTCTTCTGGCCAGCTGTCAacctctgaggataaggtaccacaggtcactactccttactagtctcggCCTCCACATTGACTGTTTTCTTCTGTTCTGAGCTtccttcctctgatttttctctGACTTCATATGTCTCAATTACAACTTCAGGTGTCTAGGCAATTGTTTGTCTCTCACTAGATATCTTAGGTCAGGAAACTTCTTTCCCATTTCTTAAAGTAATAACGACCTTTGTCGTCTGTTAGCTTTGTtatattcccaaaaggggggtaaattaaaattttaaaatttattcctaggtttagctaatctaacaacagtgtattcgcaacctagggtttgtctatacagttccaaatgtgcagataaatataacgtttggaaattaaatcatacgtggcattcacaatataacatacacgtgcgataaataaattatgaaaaactAAAATGCACACGATATgctattggggtttggccaactatgcctacatccccgcctctagctcgcaagtccgaggattccactaatgctcacttaacgggtggagcaacatcggttacaaccaagtcaattcaagaggctagcctcaaccaacacgccttaccaggatggcgcacctagatttcttaaccgggtctaaatcagtccgggactattcaatagagctagtctccctcttcaggctcgtgcctggaatacgacaaatgtgtataaattttTGCGTGcacgaaaatgcttcttacactaagcagattatgtaccactaagcacaatataatcaatcaatcaatgtacatcaataatataagaactataaactCAGTGCATATAATACTACAACTTTCAAGATAATGTCACTAGTCAATCCAAGTATGAGAGTGTGtttgcaatctatctttgaaactatatatagatatatatcaatcacaaatagtgtttcaaagatttttagagaatgtaatcaaaatatctctaagatgattttctcaagattctaacATAAAAGATATTCGAAATCgagtttgtttgaaaaatatttcacaaagcacaagcaccagcctttgaatacttgcaacaataatgcaagattcacaagctcaaaTGAGGTATcccaaaataatatttatcaatgaaataatctgggatcaactcaagcaaactctctaaaaataatttcaacagtaataaatgagagagtatactagctttaaaataatgtatgaaaacacacaaatatattcactcttcaagttgcaacaataatgcaaatgaagaggataCAATAAATGCTTTATTTATCCAAGATGGTTttgcaaagaaaaatcaaagagagTGTGTAAAAATTTGCTTGGAatgttgagtatatagcaaaaagggtataaaatatttaagagaaattttcctaatcacttttgctaatctcttgctaattttttcaaatgaggggatatatataaaCTACCCCATGATTATAACCATCTAGGATACATAGGGGTTTATTAGtactgttttaaaccattttaaccctattaaccccgtttaaaaaatttaattgtggtaaaaataatatggtaactcgagagcaccggtcgaccaaacgcaaggttcggttgaccaagtgactgaATTTAGTCGATCGGGcgaaatttgaactaaaagtttggtcgaccagacttagtgtcccaagggcgattttccatttctgcacggtttggttgaccaagtgattttgaactatgaagttcgatTGATCAGGCAGTTGGCCAAACACACATgggaattcggtcgaccaggtggttggcttaaTCATCAGGTgcggtcgaccgtatggtcaaacatttgacctgGAGAGAGTTCGGTTGATCGTGTTAACTGTTGACCTGGTGACCGATTCGGTCAATCGAAtgatttacactgtgaaagtttggtcgaccgaacatgcatttttaacgcatttcggttctaatccctttgtatataaaccctattcaaatgatgattaaatttaagaagatatgacatatttttataaattattgggagtcctaaggtcaatctaggtcttctttaggataccgaaaaaatccagcatcggtcgaccaaagggtgatccctaaggtctttctaaggtcatgattttgtgtagggacctagagtcgttctaaggtatttgagcttgtagttcctacatgcatgatatgcattaaatattacagacctttcctacttaaatattactgacccgaattaaataataatgaaatacaataaaaataatcttcagagtcttcaagctttacttcatgtgccattagtgtATCTGTTAATATAAACCTGCATATGAACTAAATAATCATTAAATACTtgaatatttatcattatcaaagccgggatatgacccatagggtcaacaatcttcccctttttgatgatgacaaatacttgtctacttctccccctttagCAACAGCAAAAATGGCCTAGATAAACATTTAAGTGCATAGACAAATAATCAtctaaatacaagatatgtttgggaaaaggtttttttttttttagaaaatttgacagcatgccgtttgaaaacaaaacattttcccaaaaatacttgtataatttgacctgattgagtaaaatattttcaagatatccACGATTACTTAACTCAAAACAGTTTAGTATGatcaacaaataaaataaaggtataattttcagtcattcaagaaatataatagtcatactatgcacaatgaatgacaaagataacctcaacaattaagcacacaaataatataactggtcatttaaatgatttaaatgacatgaaaataaggttagaccataagcatacacaaatcattgaaattgaaacatatcataagacccatggaagatttgagttaaaggcacacgacatatgataccaaaaattgggtttgagcataaaaacagtctaaccaattcgtatgcattttcatatgaagttactgaaccaattatgcaattttgaaaaacatatatgtatataataataatgaggcaagaggaaaaagagtttgttttgaaatttgatcttgccaaaaatacatgtaaataaatatatatatatatgtatataattataatatacatccccttgttaatgtttgcaaaatggtgttgggggttgcttgctgaaaaagaagttttaatttaaaacaagcaagtacaaattttctagtttgtcaattaagcacatactaaaatataaccagaaaatcacaaccataatgatcctaaaaatttaataatcacatgcaagatcatatggcaaatcaagtgaCTGTAGCaacaacaacatatttcaaatttatgatttttaataaagCATTTCATTTAAACACATGCCACACTTTATTCAACAGCAGATAtaagctaaacatatttgtgagcaaaacaaaataggaactTATGTttgatgctccccctatca
This genomic stretch from Malania oleifera isolate guangnan ecotype guangnan chromosome 3, ASM2987363v1, whole genome shotgun sequence harbors:
- the LOC131151528 gene encoding ricin-like → MGVFGTALVLMKRSMKLWGIILAAWLWWTAVNGPWPRLAPWLPSDDHNHHHINTIDALHHMTVRSDVSHYPPRDNPKFDASDATPMSYRLFIGDLHNRLANTNDTRHGILVLRDPSSFTTPSERFILVDLCNGACECITLAIDVTDLYAVGYRAGNNSFFFNETRPVHVLFADTSQRIILPFTGSYPSLQRAANASREDIPLGACQLQHAISRLSRTSDNKEVAHLLLVCIHMVVEATRFRYIERVLAKTYENWGRVSAPDDLHPIVSYENNWGSISRAIQEADREGAFGHSPIRLDVSSNSFVNLTHVRDYPDLLYEVGIMLFFCAARGASHHASSHDRVRSVGVDVYAPAGTCTRPEPTVRIIGWNGLCADVQREYFHNEQPVILWPCKPDVEKANNHLWSLRSDGTIRTKNGEFCLTFLPISRLMIYDCQTTHRDEILWELWEDGTIMNPKNKLVLSAELEKDGTLSVLIRTRENVKASGQCWLAGNNLEPYVTSIVGMKDMCLETDNYTVTRLAECRSGRAEQKWAVYADGSIWPQQNRENCLDFDDQSDDKLVKILSCNPASSSQRWVFASNGTILNIDHRGRRLAMDVRRSNPDLHQIIMYQVHENPNQQWYLQP